From one Rhineura floridana isolate rRhiFlo1 chromosome 4, rRhiFlo1.hap2, whole genome shotgun sequence genomic stretch:
- the LOC133383280 gene encoding transcription cofactor vestigial-like protein 2 isoform X6, translating into MSCLDVMYQVYGPPQPYFATAYSPYHQKLAFYSKMQEAAESASTSGSSSSSSSSSFSSHTAPASIKEEECSPEKEHPPEAEYINSRCVLFTYFQGDISTVVDEHFSRALSQSSSYSPSSTSAKAATRSSSSWRDGSFPMSQRSFPPSFWNSTYQPSSVPTSLGSPLSATAHSELPFATADPYSPSSLHSHLHQGAPEPWHPAHHHHHHHHPYIGTQSSAYPRPTTVHEVYGPHFDPRYGSLLVPAASVRPHRLTPASVPTPVSPQCELGKSEPATSAWTTPAPFASPAGEMAQSLGLNVDTGLQPQEKSKDLYWF; encoded by the exons ATGAGCTGTTTGGATGTTATGTACCAAGTCTATGGTCCTCCCCAGCCTTACTTTGCAACAGCCTATAGCCCTTACCACCAG AAGCTAGCCTTTTACTCGAAAATGCAGGAAGCCGCCGAGAGTGCCAGCacgagtggcagcagcagcagcagcagcagcagctcttttTCCAGCCACACTGCCCCTGCCAGCATTAAAGAAGAAGAGTGCAGCCCGGAGAAAGAGCATCCCCCGGAGGCCGAATACATCAATTCCAGATGTGTCTTGTTTACTTACTTCCAAGGGGATATCAGCACCGTGGTAGATGAGCACTTCAGCcgggccctcagccagtccagCAGCTACTCGCCCAGCAGCACCAGCGCAAAGGCTGCCACTAGGAGCTCCAGCTCTTGGAGGG ACGGATCATTCCCCATGAGTCAACGCAGCTTCCCACCCTCCTTCTGGAACAGCACATACCAGCCCTCTTCCGTCCCTACATCCCTGGGCAGCCCACTGTCAGCCACTGCCCACAGCGAACTTCCCTTTGCCACAGCAGATCCTTATTCTCCAAGCTCGCTGCACAGCCACCTCCACCAGGGGGCTCCGGAGCCCTGGCaccctgcccaccaccaccaccaccaccaccacccttacaTTGGAACACAGAGCTCTGCCTATCCTCGACCCACCACTGTGCATGAGGTCTACGGCCCGCACTTTGACCCTCGCTACGGCTCACTGCTGGTGCCTGCTGCTTCTGTGCGCCCTCACCGCCTCACGCCTGCCTCAGTCCCCACGCCTGTCAGCCCTCAGTGTGAGCTAGGCAAGAGTGAGCCTGCCACTTCAGCATGGACAACACCAGCACCTTTTGCCAGTCCAGCCGGGGAAATGGCGCAGAGCTTAGGCCTCAATGTGGACACAG
- the LOC133383280 gene encoding transcription cofactor vestigial-like protein 2 isoform X7, which yields MSCLDVMYQVYGPPQPYFATAYSPYHQKLAFYSKMQEAAESASTSGSSSSSSSSSFSSHTAPASIKEEECSPEKEHPPEAEYINSRCVLFTYFQGDISTVVDEHFSRALSQSSSYSPSSTSAKAATRSSSSWRDGSFPMSQRSFPPSFWNSTYQPSSVPTSLGSPLSATAHSELPFATADPYSPSSLHSHLHQGAPEPWHPAHHHHHHHHPYIGTQSSAYPRPTTVHEVYGPHFDPRYGSLLVPAASVRPHRLTPASVPTPVSPQCELGKSEPATSAWTTPAPFASPAGEMAQSLGLNVDTARRYPFCGGSLLS from the exons ATGAGCTGTTTGGATGTTATGTACCAAGTCTATGGTCCTCCCCAGCCTTACTTTGCAACAGCCTATAGCCCTTACCACCAG AAGCTAGCCTTTTACTCGAAAATGCAGGAAGCCGCCGAGAGTGCCAGCacgagtggcagcagcagcagcagcagcagcagctcttttTCCAGCCACACTGCCCCTGCCAGCATTAAAGAAGAAGAGTGCAGCCCGGAGAAAGAGCATCCCCCGGAGGCCGAATACATCAATTCCAGATGTGTCTTGTTTACTTACTTCCAAGGGGATATCAGCACCGTGGTAGATGAGCACTTCAGCcgggccctcagccagtccagCAGCTACTCGCCCAGCAGCACCAGCGCAAAGGCTGCCACTAGGAGCTCCAGCTCTTGGAGGG ACGGATCATTCCCCATGAGTCAACGCAGCTTCCCACCCTCCTTCTGGAACAGCACATACCAGCCCTCTTCCGTCCCTACATCCCTGGGCAGCCCACTGTCAGCCACTGCCCACAGCGAACTTCCCTTTGCCACAGCAGATCCTTATTCTCCAAGCTCGCTGCACAGCCACCTCCACCAGGGGGCTCCGGAGCCCTGGCaccctgcccaccaccaccaccaccaccaccacccttacaTTGGAACACAGAGCTCTGCCTATCCTCGACCCACCACTGTGCATGAGGTCTACGGCCCGCACTTTGACCCTCGCTACGGCTCACTGCTGGTGCCTGCTGCTTCTGTGCGCCCTCACCGCCTCACGCCTGCCTCAGTCCCCACGCCTGTCAGCCCTCAGTGTGAGCTAGGCAAGAGTGAGCCTGCCACTTCAGCATGGACAACACCAGCACCTTTTGCCAGTCCAGCCGGGGAAATGGCGCAGAGCTTAGGCCTCAATGTGGACACAG